In Lotus japonicus ecotype B-129 chromosome 5, LjGifu_v1.2, one genomic interval encodes:
- the LOC130721071 gene encoding F-box/kelch-repeat protein At5g43190, which yields MMNTTTTTTTTRKWNNNNTLMMMKMDPKIWSKLPPEILEYILSFLPLKTLLNLRSTCKGFWSLVFSPSFTSKYSSSSSPFSSFLLLSHPQFHRHYPLYDCTLGTWRNISLSLSDSSPSSFTNVVSSGGLFCLSDSMSCSLLIFNLLAKTSRKIQYPSYSLHLEHLTFVTTPSGYIIFSLFSASATNRAFVYDSEVRSWRRFNGFGPILGDKLHQQGVFFNRGLYFATPEPFSIVRFDLESGVWERPVGELPGQLTFARLVSDGEGKLYLIGGVGNNGISRSIKLWELGEAGDWVEVQSLPELMCRKFVSVCYHKYEHVYCFWHEGMICICCYTWPEILYYLVSRRTWHWLPRCPSLPLKCSCGFKWFSFVPKLYASV from the coding sequence ATGATgaacaccaccaccacaaccacaaccacCAGGAAgtggaacaacaacaacacactgatgatgatgaaaatggATCCCAAAATTTGGAGCAAATTGCCACCTGAAATCTTGGAATACATCCTCTCATTTCTTCCCCTCAAAACCTTGTTGAATCTCAGATCAACCTGCAAAGGTTTCTGGTCTCTCGTATTCTCCCCTTCATTCACCTCCAAatactcttcttcttcttcacctttctcttcctttctcttacTCTCCCACCCTCAATTCCACCGCCACTACCCTCTCTACGACTGCACCCTCGGCACATGGCGCAAcatctccctctccctctccgaCTCTTCACCTTCCTCCTTCACCAACGTTGTCTCCTCCGGTGGCCTCTTCTGCTTATCCGATTCCATGTCCTGTTCCTTGCTCATCTTCAACCTTCTCGCCAAAACCTCTAGGAAGATTCAGTACCCCAGTTACTCTCTTCACCTCGAGCATCTCACGTTTGTCACAACCCCATCTGGGTACATCATATTTTCTCTGTTCTCTGCATCTGCAACAAACCGGGCATTCGTTTACGACTCAGAGGTGCGATCATGGCGACGGTTCAATGGTTTCGGACCGATTCTCGGCGATAAACTGCATCAACAAGGCGTTTTCTTCAACCGGGGTTTGTATTTTGCAACCCCAGAACCGTTTTCGATTGTGAGATTCGATTTGGAGAGTGGGGTTTGGGAGAGACCCGTTGGCGAGTTACCGGGTCAACTCACTTTTGCTCGGTTGGTGAGTGATGGAGAAGGGAAATTGTATCTGATTGGTGGGGTTGGGAACAATGGGATTTCAAGGAGTATCAAGTTGTGGGAATTGGGTGAAGCAGGGGATTGGGTTGAAGTGCAGAGTTTGCCTGAGTTAATGTGTAGGAAATTTGTGTCTGTGTGTTATCATAAGTATGAGCATGTTTATTGCTTCTGGCATGAAGGGATGATCTGCATTTGCTGCTATACATGGCCTGAGATATTGTATTATTTGGTTTCTAGGAGGACTTGGCATTGGCTTCCTAGGTGCCCTTCTTTGCCTTTGAAATGTAGCTGTGGTTTCAAGTGGTTCTCTTTTGTTCCAAAGCTCTATGCTTCAGTTTGA